AGGTTTTCACCCCAGGCACGGCGTTCCAGCTCGGCCAGCTCGCTGGCCGGCAGGACTTTGTCCTTACGCAGCTCCGGCAACAGGCGAATCACCGACGACCAGTCGCCCCGCTGCTGATACAGGCGCTGCAACTGACGCAAGACTTGTGGGTTATGGGGATGACGCTCATGCATCGCCTGCAGGGTGACCAAGGCGCCTTCAGTATCGCCACGGTCCATCTGCAACTGCGCATGGCTCAAGGCGACAGCCAGTTCCGCCTGCGGTTGGCGCTCAAGTGCGCGCTCCAGCAAGCCGTCAGACTCTTCGTAACGGCCCTGTTCATTGGCCGCGCGTGCTGCGCCGAGGTAGTAAAGCAATGGCTGGCGCTCGGCCTCGGCGGCGCGGTGCAGGTGGCGTTCGGCGCTGGCCCAGCGGCCTTCGGCGAGGTCCATCTGGCCTTGCTCGATCGCGATCTGTACCCGCCGGCTGCGGTTGCGCCGCGACCACGGGTTGACCACGCCACCGGAGGCGGTCACCAGGCCGAGCAGCACCCGGATCAGGTAGATCGCCAGGATGACGATAAACACGGCCGCCAGCGTCGCCCACAAGCTCGACTCGTAATGCAGCACATGCGGATAGGTAATCAGCACGTAGCCGGTGTGCTTGGAAATGCCCACGGCCAGTGCCAGGGCGATGGCAATCGCCAGCACCAGGATCACATAGAAACGCTTCATCGGCTCTACTCCTTGGTCGCCGGCGTGCCCGCCGACGCCTTGGCTTCATCGGCAGACAGATGACGGCGCTCAAGGTAGGCCTGCACGGCGGCCAAACTGGCAGCAAGGTCCGGCGTGGCCACGGAGACAGCCTTGGGCTCAAGCTCGGCAATACGCGCCAGCATCGCCTTGCTCTGCGGGTTGTCCTGATTGAAGTTGTCCTGCAGCACACCGCGTGCCTCACCCAAGGCGCGGCTGTACACCGCCGTCTCGCCATTGAGCGCAGCCCATTGGGCTTGCTCCAAGGCCAGGCTCAGGGCCAGGCGCACCTGGTTCAAGCCTTGGCCTGCGAGCAGCGGGCGAATGTTGTCGTCAGGGTTGAAGTCGATGCGGAAGTAGCGGGAGATCTGCTCCCACCACTGGCTCCAGCGGCTGTCGGTATCCGAGGTCGGGCGACCTTGGGCAGCCGGCTCGGTGAGCTGGTATTCGGGCGCGATGGCCGCCAATTGCACGACCTGATCACGCAAGGCCGCCAGTTGCAGGTACAGCCCGGTGCGGTCCGGCTGCTCGGTACTGCGCAGCGCGGCGAGGCTCTTGGCCAATTGCTCACGCGCGGCGTAGGCGCCGGGATCACTCTGCTCGCGCAGAATTTCGTCGGCGCCCTGGACCAGTGCCTGAGCGCTGTTAATGTCCTGCAGGGCCGAGAGGCGCAAGCTGGCCAGACGGATCAAGTGCTCGGCTTCAGCCAGGCGCCAGTCCTGGCGGCTGGCACCCAGCACCGTTTCCAGACGTTGGCTGAGGCGCTGCTGATCACCCTGTAACTGCGCGACCAGACGGCGACGGTCTTCCAGTTCATCCGCCGCAGGCAACTGCGCCAGGCGAGCCGTCAACTGCTGCTGGTTCTGTTTGAGTGATTGGGCTTGGTCATCGAGGGTCTGCACCTGGCCCAGCTGCTGCTGGCTGCTGGCTTGCAGGGCGCGGACCTGCCAGATGCCCCAACCGCCGGCGGCAACACCCGCGGCGCCGAGCAGCAAGGCGACGATTGCCAGGCCATTGCCACGGCGTGGCGCGGTGACCGGTGACTCAGCGGGCGCATCAAGTACGGGCTGGGCTTCATCTTTAGGCAAGGCTGTTTCGCTCACGTATCCGTCCTTTGCGTATCAGAGAGTGGGCGCGGCATGCCTCATAGGGCACTGCTGCGTAACGCCACTAACAAAGCCGCGGCACTCGCGCCGCGACAATCCACAACTTTTTCTGCGCCAGCGGCCCGCGCCATTTCATAGACCCGCGGGCTGGGCACGAACAACGGCAGCTGCGCCACCTCAGGCCAATCTTCGCCGGCCAAGGCTTGCAGGTGCAAAAAACCCTGCCCACTGCTGACCACTACGCCATTCAAGCGTTCCAACTGGATGCGTTGCATCAACGCCCCGGCGGCGTATACCGGAAGGAGACGACGATACAACTCCAGATAGTCGACACTAGCACCTTGCTCGCGTAAACGCTCAGCCAGCAGCTCCCGCCCACCCTCGCCACGCAGGATCAGCACCCGGGCACCGGGGCGTGCGATAGCCTCGCGCAAGGCCGGCAATGCAAGCAAGGCCTCGCTGTCGTCGCCACTGGACGGATAGTGAACGTTAAGGCCGTGGTCGGCCAGAACCTGCGCAGTGGCGGCACCGACGCTGAACCACGGCAACTGCGGCCAGGGCTGATCCAGCAGGTGCAAAGCAAGTCGCGCAGCGGGTTTGCTGACCACAATGACCGCGCTATAACGGCTCAGGTCACGAAAAACCGCGTGTTGTTCGGCCGTCACCGGCAAGGCTTCGATGTCCAGCAAAGGCAAGCTGCTGCTGAAAATGCCGGCTTCGGACAACGTCGCGGCCAGGGCCGATGATTCCTCGGCAGGCCGCGTCAGCAGCACACGCCAGTCGGTCACTGCGGGCCGGCCTCGCCGTAGACTTTCTGGAGAATGGCGCCAGCGCCTTTTTCCAATAGCTCCTCTGCCACCTGGATACCCAGGGCAGTGGCGTCACGCTGTGGCCCGCGCACCTCGGCGGTCAGCAGCGTGCCGCCGGCCGGATCGCCGACCAGGCCACGCAGCCAAAGGTTTTCACCTTCGAGCACGGCGTAGCAGGCAATCGGCACCTGACAGCCACCATTGAGGTGTTTGTTCAAGGCGCGTTCGGCCGTTACACGAATCTCGGTGTCTTGGTGATCAAGGGGTTTGAGCAGGGCGTGGATTTCACTGTCGGCGGTGCGGCATTCAATGCCCACTGCGCCCTGCCCGCCTGCGGGCAAGCTGTCTTCGACGCTGATGGCCGAGGTGATCCGGTCTTCGAAACCGAGGCGAATCAAACCGGCTGCTGCGAGGATAATCGCGTCATATTCGCCGGCATCCAGCTTGGCCAGGCGAGTGTTGACGTTGCCACGCAGAAAGCGGATTTGCAGGTCCGGGCGCCGGGTCAGCAACTGCGCCTGGCGACGCAGGCTCGAGGTGCCGACGATGCTGCCCAGGGGCAGTTCTTCCAGCGATGCGTAGGTGTTGGAAACGAACGCATCGCGCGGGTCTTCGCGCTCGCAGATGCAATACAGGCCCAGGCCTTCGGGGAAGTCCATCGGCACGTCTTTCATCGAATGCACGGCGATGTCGGCTTCGTTTTCCAGCAGCGCGGTTTCCAGTTCCTTGACGAACAGGCCCTTGCCGCCAATCTTCGACAATGGCGAGTCCAGCAGCTTGTCGCCGCGACTGACCATGGGCACAAGAGACACTTTGAGACCCGGATGGGCCTGCTCAAGACGTGCTTTTACGTATTCGGCCTGCCACAAGGCCAAAGCGCTTTTACGGGTGGCGATGCGGATTTCGCGAGAGGACATGGATCAATCCGTACTGAATAGATACGGCAGATAATAACAGCTCAGGCAAATACGCTTTGATTTGAATCAGCAAGTGCGGGGCCTCCCTGGCCGCATCGCACCGGGATAAAGCATGCAGGCCTCACCAAAGCCCTTGGGCTAAAGCTGCTGCATCATCTTGCGCACACCGGCGACGTGGCGGCGGCTGACGATCAAGGCGTCGCCATTGAGCCCTTTCAGGAACAACTGAAAGTGCCCCAGGGGCGTGCGCTGCAGACGCTCTATTCGCTCGCGAGCCACCAGCGCGTTGCGGTGGATGCGCACAAAGCGGTCGCCGAATTCATCTTCAAGGGCCTTGAGCGGCTCATCGAGCAAGACTTCGCCAGTCTCGTGACGCAGGGTCACGTACTTGTGGTCAGCGATAAAATAGACCACCTGGCTCAGGGGAATCAGCTCGATACCTTTGCGGGTCCGCGCGCTGATATGGCTACGCGGCCCGTTGCCACTTTGCGCCGCCGGCTGGGTCAGCGCGGCGAGCTGGACGCGGTTGGGGCGCTCGGCTTTTTTCAGGGCCTTGAGCAGCGCCTCGGCGGTCGCCGGCTTGGCGACAAAGCTGACACCGCTGTCTTCGAGCGTCTGCGCAGAAAACTCTTCTTGAGCTGCGCATAACACCACGGCAGGCGGCGATTCTCGCTCGCTCAGGCGGGCGGCCACTTGCAAGCCATCAAGGCCTGGCAGGCGAATATCGAGCAACACCAAGTCCGGCTTGAGGCTGTCGATCAGCGTCAACGCCTCCTCGCCGTTGGTGGCGCTCGGTTCAAGGACTGTATAACCCTCGAGTTCACTGACCAGACGGCTCAGTCGCTCGCGGGCTTGGGGTTCGTCATCAACGATCAGGACATTCATATTGCGCTGGATTCCTGCGTGAGTCTCGCACAAGGATAGCGTAGACAGGTGCGGTGACTTGCGTCACAGCGATCCACGCTAAGACTAGCGCGAGCGGCAAAAAGTGCCCTGAGAGCGGCACCCATATTTACCCGGACCTGTTCAATAGCGCCCAAGACCTGCTGCCTGCGGGCATCGTCGTAGGGTTTGCTGATACACAATCCGAATACCCCCCTTTTTTAATGGATAGTCTGGGCTATGACCGCATCACCCGACTTTGGTGCATTCCCACACTATCAGTCCAACTGTAGACGCTGGCTGAGACGACATTGCTCAATCGACAAATATCGTTTCAATAAGCCCCTGCCTCCAGTCTCGTCCTGGACGCGTTCGGCGGCAAGGCACTTAGCCATCCTTCGCACAAATAAAAATGCCGACCACCCGCAGCACCGCCTCCACGGGCAACCCTGTTATTATCGGCGGCACACCTCCACGCCTCTTTTAAGCAGATCACGAGCGAATCCATGAGCACCGACAAGACCAACCAGTCCTGGGGCGGCCGCTTCAGTGAACCCGTCGACGCCTTCGTCGCGCGCTTCACCGCCTCCGTCACTTTCGACCAGCGCCTGTACCGCCACGACATCATGGGCTCGATCGCCCACGCCACGATGCTGGCCAAGGTCGGCGTGCTGACCGACGCCGAGCGCGACAGCATCATCGATGGCCTGACCACCATTCGCGGTGAGATCGAGGCCGGCACGTTCGACTGGCGCGTCGATCTGGAAGACGTGCACATGAACATCGAGGCGCGCCTCACCGACCGCATCGGTGTGACCGGCAAGAAACTGCACACCGGTCGCAGCCGTAACGACCAGGTGGCCACCGATATCCGCCTGTGGCTGCGTGACGAAATCGACTTGATCCTGGGCGAAATCACGCGCCTGCAAAAAGGTTTGCTGGAGCAAGCCGAGCGTGAGTCCGGCACCATCATGCCCGGCTTCACCCACCTGCAAACCGCACAGCCTGTGACGTTCGGCCACCACCTGCTGGCCTGGTTCGAAATGCTCAGCCGCGACTACGATCGCCTGGTGGATTGCCGCAAGCGCGCCAACCGCATGCCGCTGGGCAGCGCTGCGCTGGCCGGCACCACTTACCCGATCGACCGCGAGTACACCGCACAACTGCTGGGTTTCGACGCGGTGGGCGGCAACTCCCTGGACGGCGTGTCGGACCGTGACTTCGCCATCGAATTCTGCGCCGCGGCCAGCATCGCGATGATGCACTTGTCGCGCTTCTCCGAA
The sequence above is a segment of the Pseudomonas sp. R76 genome. Coding sequences within it:
- a CDS encoding heme biosynthesis protein HemY, encoding MKRFYVILVLAIAIALALAVGISKHTGYVLITYPHVLHYESSLWATLAAVFIVILAIYLIRVLLGLVTASGGVVNPWSRRNRSRRVQIAIEQGQMDLAEGRWASAERHLHRAAEAERQPLLYYLGAARAANEQGRYEESDGLLERALERQPQAELAVALSHAQLQMDRGDTEGALVTLQAMHERHPHNPQVLRQLQRLYQQRGDWSSVIRLLPELRKDKVLPASELAELERRAWGENLGLAALREEQGEAGLQALDRAWEQLTSAQRQQPQLVLAYAEQLRRLGADTKAEEVLRGAIKRGYDSHLIRLYGLLRGADPARQLKFAEGWLKDHPGDASLLLTLGRLCLQNSLWGKARDYLESSLQVQRNPEACAELARLLAQLGDTERSNQLFQEGLGLLDSRLLASPLPVPARV
- a CDS encoding uroporphyrinogen-III C-methyltransferase: MSETALPKDEAQPVLDAPAESPVTAPRRGNGLAIVALLLGAAGVAAGGWGIWQVRALQASSQQQLGQVQTLDDQAQSLKQNQQQLTARLAQLPAADELEDRRRLVAQLQGDQQRLSQRLETVLGASRQDWRLAEAEHLIRLASLRLSALQDINSAQALVQGADEILREQSDPGAYAAREQLAKSLAALRSTEQPDRTGLYLQLAALRDQVVQLAAIAPEYQLTEPAAQGRPTSDTDSRWSQWWEQISRYFRIDFNPDDNIRPLLAGQGLNQVRLALSLALEQAQWAALNGETAVYSRALGEARGVLQDNFNQDNPQSKAMLARIAELEPKAVSVATPDLAASLAAVQAYLERRHLSADEAKASAGTPATKE
- a CDS encoding uroporphyrinogen-III synthase produces the protein MTDWRVLLTRPAEESSALAATLSEAGIFSSSLPLLDIEALPVTAEQHAVFRDLSRYSAVIVVSKPAARLALHLLDQPWPQLPWFSVGAATAQVLADHGLNVHYPSSGDDSEALLALPALREAIARPGARVLILRGEGGRELLAERLREQGASVDYLELYRRLLPVYAAGALMQRIQLERLNGVVVSSGQGFLHLQALAGEDWPEVAQLPLFVPSPRVYEMARAAGAEKVVDCRGASAAALLVALRSSAL
- the hemC gene encoding hydroxymethylbilane synthase, whose translation is MSSREIRIATRKSALALWQAEYVKARLEQAHPGLKVSLVPMVSRGDKLLDSPLSKIGGKGLFVKELETALLENEADIAVHSMKDVPMDFPEGLGLYCICEREDPRDAFVSNTYASLEELPLGSIVGTSSLRRQAQLLTRRPDLQIRFLRGNVNTRLAKLDAGEYDAIILAAAGLIRLGFEDRITSAISVEDSLPAGGQGAVGIECRTADSEIHALLKPLDHQDTEIRVTAERALNKHLNGGCQVPIACYAVLEGENLWLRGLVGDPAGGTLLTAEVRGPQRDATALGIQVAEELLEKGAGAILQKVYGEAGPQ
- a CDS encoding LytR/AlgR family response regulator transcription factor — encoded protein: MNVLIVDDEPQARERLSRLVSELEGYTVLEPSATNGEEALTLIDSLKPDLVLLDIRLPGLDGLQVAARLSERESPPAVVLCAAQEEFSAQTLEDSGVSFVAKPATAEALLKALKKAERPNRVQLAALTQPAAQSGNGPRSHISARTRKGIELIPLSQVVYFIADHKYVTLRHETGEVLLDEPLKALEDEFGDRFVRIHRNALVARERIERLQRTPLGHFQLFLKGLNGDALIVSRRHVAGVRKMMQQL
- the argH gene encoding argininosuccinate lyase; this encodes MSTDKTNQSWGGRFSEPVDAFVARFTASVTFDQRLYRHDIMGSIAHATMLAKVGVLTDAERDSIIDGLTTIRGEIEAGTFDWRVDLEDVHMNIEARLTDRIGVTGKKLHTGRSRNDQVATDIRLWLRDEIDLILGEITRLQKGLLEQAERESGTIMPGFTHLQTAQPVTFGHHLLAWFEMLSRDYDRLVDCRKRANRMPLGSAALAGTTYPIDREYTAQLLGFDAVGGNSLDGVSDRDFAIEFCAAASIAMMHLSRFSEELVLWTSAQFQFIDLPDRFCTGSSIMPQKKNPDVPELVRGKSGRVFGALMGLLTLMKGQPLAYNKDNQEDKEPLFDAADTLRDSLRAFADMIPAIKPKHAIMREAALRGFSTATDLADYLVRRGLPFRDCHEIVGHAVKYGVETGKDLAEMSLEELRQFSDQIEQDVFAVLTLEGSVNARNHVGGTAPAQVKAAVVRGQELLASR